One genomic window of Elaeis guineensis isolate ETL-2024a chromosome 2, EG11, whole genome shotgun sequence includes the following:
- the LOC105038318 gene encoding LOB domain-containing protein 24: protein MDSQARAIAKPDPCAACRLLHRKCSPDCMLAPYFPTDHPEKFGVVHKVFGASNVIKMLQMVEESRREDAVKSMVYEAQARLKSPVYGSTSAIFYLQKCVEDLEDHLRETRAQLLDAREQRDQLLSVLTDTYHGSQFYHTNDPVFDDASAMRTDTNMIHVQSAGENPMNYYQMI, encoded by the exons ATGGATTCACAGGCGCGGGCAATCGCAAAGCCGGACCCCTGTGCGGCCTGCCGACTGCTTCACCGGAAATGCAGTCCGGACTGCATGCTCGCACCATACTTCCCTACCGACCATCCTGAGAAATTCGGGGTGGTGCACAAGGTCTTTGGAGCTAGCAATGTGATCAAAATGCTTCAG ATGGTGGAGGAAAGCAGAAGGGAAGATGCTGTGAAGAGCATGGTGTACGAAGCCCAAGCTAGGCTTAAATCCCCTGTCTATGGAAGCACCAGTGCCATCTTTTACTTGCAGAAATGTGTGGAAGATCTTGAAGACCACCTCAGAGAAACCCGAGCACAACTCCTCGACGCACGAGAGCAACGAGATCAGCTATTGAGTGTTTTAACGGACACTTACCACGGAAGTCAGTTTTATCATACCAATGATCCGGTGTTTGATGATGCCAGCGCGATGCGGACAGATACTAACATGATTCACGTTCAATCTGCCGGAGAAAATCCAATGAATTATTACCAGATGATCTAA